One window from the genome of Prosthecobacter sp. SYSU 5D2 encodes:
- a CDS encoding alpha-ketoacid dehydrogenase subunit beta: MSITYLEAIREAQYEALRSDPSVFLYGQDISTFGGAFKATKNLSREFPGRVFDAPISEDAMIGMAVGAAIEGARPIIEMQFADFSSVGFNQIVNQAATLYWRTGTPCPITIRMPSGGTPGSGPFHSQSMESIYAHYPGIVILTPATVEDAYWMLLESVKLNDPVIFCEHKFLYYHLKAEGFGEALPIGKARIARPGRDATVVTYSAMLHEALKSAEELQMDGYQVEVVDLRSVKPMDTDTILASVSRTGRLLAVGEAFPWGGVTAEIIARVSSEAFHMLDAPPMRLNSKDTPIPYHPNLWKSHRPTTHSITAALRDLLRY; this comes from the coding sequence ATGAGCATCACCTATCTCGAAGCCATACGCGAGGCGCAGTATGAGGCGCTCCGCTCCGACCCCAGCGTCTTCCTTTACGGGCAGGACATCAGCACTTTCGGCGGCGCATTCAAAGCCACCAAAAACCTCAGCCGCGAATTTCCCGGCCGGGTTTTTGACGCTCCCATCAGCGAGGATGCCATGATCGGCATGGCCGTCGGTGCCGCCATTGAAGGCGCCCGCCCCATCATTGAGATGCAGTTTGCCGACTTCTCCTCTGTCGGCTTCAACCAGATCGTCAACCAGGCTGCCACCCTCTACTGGCGCACCGGCACCCCCTGCCCCATCACCATCCGCATGCCCTCCGGCGGCACGCCCGGCAGCGGCCCCTTCCACAGCCAGAGCATGGAGAGCATCTATGCCCACTACCCTGGCATTGTCATCCTCACCCCGGCCACGGTTGAAGATGCCTACTGGATGCTGCTGGAAAGCGTGAAGCTGAACGACCCGGTCATCTTCTGCGAGCACAAGTTCCTCTATTACCACCTCAAGGCCGAAGGCTTTGGGGAGGCCCTGCCCATTGGCAAAGCCCGCATTGCCCGGCCGGGCCGGGACGCCACCGTCGTCACCTACAGTGCCATGCTGCATGAGGCGCTGAAATCTGCCGAAGAGCTCCAGATGGACGGCTACCAGGTGGAGGTGGTGGACCTCCGCAGCGTCAAGCCCATGGATACGGACACGATTCTCGCCTCCGTCTCCCGCACCGGCCGCCTCCTGGCTGTGGGTGAGGCCTTTCCGTGGGGCGGTGTGACGGCTGAAATCATTGCCCGCGTCAGCAGCGAGGCCTTCCACATGCTGGATGCGCCCCCCATGCGCCTCAACAGCAAGGACACACCCATCCCCTATCATCCCAATCTCTGGAAAAGCCACCGCCCGACGACCCACAGCATCACCGCTGCGCTGCGCGACCTGCTGAGGTATTAG
- a CDS encoding PVC-type heme-binding CxxCH protein produces the protein MLRLLFACLLLVTCTDLGNAAPVPLFDGKTFKGWEGETTKVWRIVDGTIVGGSLEGNPQNEFLATKKQYRNFHLKLEYKLTGTEGFVNGGVQFRSLRITEPPNEMIGYQADIGAGYSGCLYDESRRKKMLATAVKEVIEKAEKPGEWNTYEIIAEAERIRLVVNGVRTVDYTERGADIAMKGHIALQIHGKCKAEIAFRNIVIEELPDAIVPGEKEVLNRFGDPDAARAAPAAFKDGQFEVSDQEIIVLTGQTNFVREQKSGELEAVLTHALTQKAPRFRSMAWEGDTVYEQWRDLNFGDWKAQLQTAGAGMVIAQFGQVESFDGQARLAEFQSSYHRLLDQFSSVTPRLVLIGPMPFERTEAEHAPDLTLRNDDIALYANAVRDIAKQRGAIYVDLYTPLSERNSTLPRLTDNGLHLNEEGLRTVARLIASQLRLSISEADDLTAIKAAIVEKNRLWFDCWRPANWSFVYGDRVTQMFGKPSENAPSLRESFESYKPLIAAQDAHILAIAKGTAGTPARISERSVGTPARNQNPSDEVATSLPPPPLTPAQQLAAFTVADGYEINLFASEDLDVAKPTQFSWDERGRLYVACSPTYPHTLPGIQPNDYILILEDSNGDGQADKSTRFAEGLTMVQGVEPGDGGVYVCDFDQILHLKDTDGDGKADVKTVLYSGFGIGDTHQLVNSICHGPDGSLWFTQGLHAYSRVETAHGLAILEKAGVWRYNKRTQKMHAFFNGGKAGHNCWGVAFDDYNQVFHKSGDRPAGYFSTPGLIAMKDPDEYHPTGMLFDTSPKTNSIEIIGTRALPDDIQGTALIGGYFGGVVELHRFEDEGSGYKTTQLPRLVTSSDPSFRPVDVSVGPDGAMYLCDWFNPVIGHYQASYADPRRDRSHGRIWRITAKGRAPVKQPALAEMKPAELLAQMASPERWTRYQAKRLLFDGLTKDVISAADEFITQTQDEHQLMEVCGVYEAHEAVNEALLDRLLTAKDARIRAYGARVTGAWADRLPDALVKLARAAHDDHPRVRLEAVVATARIPQPEAVEVATQVLDHPMDKFLDYALRQAVRALQPQWQPVLASLTFHKQPAQAEYVKKIANAAPVVAHPGKAVYDALCLNCHQPEGKGLPGIYPSIAGTDWATGDPSRLIKIILHGLSGPIQVDGQEFKQMAPLPMPPMGLDDQQMADVLTYVRSNFGNQATPVSPDQVKQVRAANADRTTFWTQEELK, from the coding sequence ATGTTACGTCTCCTTTTCGCCTGCCTCCTCCTCGTCACCTGCACAGATCTCGGCAACGCCGCACCTGTCCCTCTTTTTGATGGAAAGACATTCAAAGGCTGGGAGGGTGAAACCACAAAAGTCTGGCGCATCGTGGACGGAACCATCGTCGGCGGCTCCCTCGAAGGGAACCCGCAGAATGAATTTCTGGCCACCAAGAAGCAGTATCGCAATTTTCACCTCAAGCTCGAATACAAGCTCACAGGCACCGAAGGCTTCGTGAACGGCGGCGTCCAGTTCCGCTCCCTCCGCATCACTGAGCCGCCCAATGAAATGATCGGCTACCAGGCCGATATCGGTGCCGGTTACAGCGGCTGCCTTTACGATGAATCCCGGCGCAAAAAGATGCTCGCCACCGCTGTCAAGGAGGTCATCGAAAAAGCCGAAAAGCCGGGCGAATGGAACACCTATGAAATCATCGCCGAGGCCGAGCGCATCCGCCTCGTCGTCAATGGCGTGCGCACCGTGGACTACACCGAGCGTGGCGCGGACATCGCCATGAAAGGCCACATCGCCCTGCAGATTCACGGCAAGTGCAAGGCCGAGATCGCCTTCCGCAACATCGTCATCGAGGAGCTGCCAGACGCCATCGTCCCCGGTGAAAAAGAGGTCCTCAACCGCTTTGGCGACCCCGATGCCGCCCGCGCCGCTCCCGCTGCTTTTAAAGACGGCCAGTTCGAAGTCAGCGACCAGGAAATCATCGTCCTCACAGGCCAGACAAACTTTGTCCGCGAGCAAAAGTCGGGAGAGCTCGAAGCCGTCCTCACCCACGCCCTCACCCAAAAAGCCCCACGCTTCCGCAGCATGGCCTGGGAGGGCGACACCGTCTATGAACAGTGGCGCGACCTCAACTTTGGCGACTGGAAAGCCCAGCTCCAGACCGCCGGTGCAGGTATGGTCATCGCCCAGTTTGGCCAGGTGGAATCCTTCGACGGCCAGGCCCGGCTGGCGGAGTTCCAGTCCTCTTATCATCGTTTGTTAGACCAGTTCAGCAGCGTCACCCCGCGCCTCGTCCTCATTGGCCCGATGCCCTTTGAACGCACGGAGGCTGAGCACGCTCCCGACCTCACCCTCCGCAACGACGATATCGCCCTCTATGCCAATGCCGTGCGCGACATCGCCAAGCAACGCGGAGCCATCTACGTGGACCTCTATACGCCTCTCTCCGAGCGCAATTCCACCCTGCCCCGCCTCACCGACAACGGCCTCCATCTCAATGAAGAAGGCCTTCGCACCGTCGCCCGCCTCATCGCCAGCCAGCTCCGTCTCTCCATCAGCGAGGCCGATGACCTTACCGCCATCAAAGCCGCCATCGTCGAAAAAAACCGCCTCTGGTTCGACTGCTGGCGTCCCGCCAACTGGTCCTTCGTTTACGGCGACCGCGTGACCCAGATGTTCGGCAAACCCTCCGAAAACGCCCCTTCCCTGCGCGAAAGTTTCGAAAGCTACAAACCCCTCATCGCCGCCCAGGACGCCCACATTCTCGCCATCGCCAAAGGTACCGCAGGCACTCCTGCGCGCATTTCCGAGAGGAGCGTGGGCACTCCTGCCCGCAATCAAAACCCAAGCGACGAAGTCGCCACTTCTCTTCCCCCTCCCCCCCTCACTCCCGCGCAGCAGCTCGCCGCCTTTACCGTCGCCGACGGCTACGAGATCAACCTCTTCGCCTCCGAAGACCTGGACGTCGCCAAGCCCACCCAGTTCTCCTGGGACGAGCGCGGCCGCCTTTACGTCGCTTGCTCCCCCACCTATCCCCACACCCTTCCCGGCATCCAGCCGAACGATTACATCCTCATCCTCGAAGACAGCAATGGCGATGGCCAGGCCGACAAATCCACCCGCTTTGCCGAAGGCCTCACCATGGTCCAGGGCGTCGAGCCCGGCGATGGCGGCGTCTATGTCTGCGACTTCGACCAGATCCTCCACCTCAAGGATACCGATGGCGACGGCAAGGCCGATGTGAAGACCGTTCTCTACTCCGGCTTTGGCATTGGAGATACCCACCAGCTTGTCAATTCCATCTGCCATGGCCCCGATGGTAGTCTCTGGTTCACCCAGGGTCTGCATGCCTATTCCCGCGTCGAGACCGCCCATGGGCTGGCCATTCTGGAGAAGGCCGGAGTCTGGCGGTATAACAAGCGCACCCAGAAAATGCACGCCTTTTTCAATGGCGGCAAAGCCGGGCATAACTGCTGGGGCGTGGCCTTTGATGACTACAACCAGGTCTTCCACAAAAGCGGTGACCGCCCCGCCGGATACTTCAGCACCCCCGGCCTCATCGCCATGAAGGACCCGGACGAATACCATCCCACCGGCATGCTGTTTGATACCAGCCCGAAGACCAACTCCATCGAGATCATCGGCACCCGCGCCCTCCCGGATGACATCCAGGGCACCGCCCTCATTGGCGGCTACTTCGGCGGCGTGGTCGAGCTGCACCGTTTTGAGGACGAAGGCTCCGGGTACAAAACCACCCAGCTTCCCCGCCTCGTCACCTCCTCGGATCCCTCCTTCCGCCCCGTGGATGTCAGCGTCGGCCCGGACGGTGCCATGTATCTTTGCGACTGGTTCAATCCCGTCATCGGCCACTATCAGGCCAGCTATGCCGACCCGCGCCGCGATCGCAGCCATGGCCGCATCTGGCGCATCACCGCCAAAGGCCGCGCCCCAGTCAAACAGCCCGCCCTGGCCGAAATGAAACCCGCCGAGCTCCTCGCCCAAATGGCCTCCCCCGAGCGCTGGACCCGCTACCAGGCCAAGCGCCTGCTCTTCGACGGCCTAACAAAAGACGTAATCTCTGCCGCCGATGAATTCATCACCCAGACCCAGGACGAGCACCAGCTCATGGAAGTCTGCGGCGTGTATGAAGCCCACGAAGCCGTCAACGAAGCTCTCCTCGACCGCTTGCTGACTGCCAAAGACGCCCGCATCCGTGCCTACGGCGCGCGTGTCACCGGTGCCTGGGCTGACCGTCTTCCCGATGCCCTCGTCAAGCTCGCCCGTGCCGCCCATGATGACCATCCGCGTGTGCGCCTGGAAGCCGTCGTCGCCACCGCCCGCATCCCCCAGCCGGAGGCCGTCGAAGTCGCCACCCAGGTGCTCGATCATCCTATGGACAAGTTCCTGGACTACGCCCTCCGCCAGGCCGTCCGCGCCTTGCAGCCCCAGTGGCAGCCGGTCCTGGCCAGCCTCACCTTTCACAAACAACCTGCCCAGGCCGAGTATGTGAAGAAGATCGCCAACGCCGCCCCCGTTGTCGCCCATCCGGGCAAGGCCGTTTATGACGCCCTCTGCCTCAACTGCCACCAGCCCGAAGGCAAGGGCCTGCCTGGGATCTATCCGAGCATCGCAGGCACCGACTGGGCCACCGGCGATCCTTCCCGCCTCATCAAAATCATCCTTCACGGCCTCAGCGGCCCCATCCAGGTGGACGGCCAGGAATTCAAACAAATGGCCCCCCTCCCCATGCCCCCCATGGGCCTGGATGACCAGCAAATGGCCGACGTGCTGACCTATGTACGGTCCAACTTCGGCAATCAAGCGACGCCAGTGAGTCCTGACCAGGTCAAGCAAGTCCGCGCTGCCAACGCCGACCGCACCACCTTCTGGACGCAGGAGGAATTGAAATAG
- the purB gene encoding adenylosuccinate lyase yields the protein MTDAISNVLAERYATPAMRALWSGEGKVKLERDYWIAVLKGQRDLGIPVPDGVIESYEKVKDQVNLTSIMERERVTRHDVKARIEEFCDLAGHEHIHKGMTSRDLTENVEQLQVFRALLEVRKKSIAALSGFAKRAAQCRDIPMTARTHNVAAQVTTLGKRIAMFGEEMLIGVEALNALIASYPARGLKGAVGTRLDQITLFNGDASKARALEDRILHHLGISASLDAVGQVYPRSLDLQVVSTLTHVASGAGSFAKTLRLMAGHELASEGFAKGQVGSSAMPHKMNSRSCERINGFHVILKGYLAMAAGLAGDQWNEGDVSCSVVRRVMLPDAFLAMDGLLETLLTVLNQMEVFEAVVEQELMRYLPFLLTTTVLMEAVKAGAGREAAHEAIKEHAVAVARDMRTGKVTHNDLLARLAADDRLGLKADALDAVVAHGKANSGDAPEQVDHFVSRVGQLTAQHPEAAAYEPGSIL from the coding sequence ATGACTGATGCCATTTCCAATGTCCTTGCCGAACGTTACGCCACTCCCGCCATGCGCGCCCTCTGGTCGGGCGAGGGGAAAGTGAAGCTGGAGCGGGATTACTGGATCGCCGTTCTCAAGGGCCAGCGCGACCTCGGCATCCCGGTGCCGGATGGCGTCATCGAAAGCTACGAAAAGGTGAAGGACCAGGTCAACCTCACCTCCATCATGGAGCGCGAGCGCGTGACCCGTCACGATGTCAAAGCCCGCATCGAGGAGTTCTGCGACCTGGCCGGGCATGAGCACATCCACAAGGGCATGACCAGCCGCGACCTCACGGAAAACGTCGAGCAGCTCCAGGTCTTCCGCGCGCTGTTGGAAGTCCGCAAAAAGAGCATCGCAGCGCTGTCCGGCTTCGCCAAACGCGCCGCCCAGTGCCGCGACATCCCGATGACCGCCCGCACGCACAACGTCGCCGCGCAGGTCACCACGCTGGGCAAGCGCATCGCCATGTTTGGTGAGGAAATGCTCATCGGCGTGGAGGCGCTAAACGCCCTCATCGCCAGTTATCCGGCGCGTGGGCTGAAGGGCGCTGTCGGCACCCGCCTGGACCAGATCACCCTGTTCAATGGCGATGCCTCCAAGGCCCGCGCTTTGGAGGACCGCATCCTGCATCACCTCGGCATCAGCGCTTCTTTGGATGCCGTGGGCCAGGTGTATCCGCGCAGCCTGGACCTCCAGGTTGTCTCCACCCTCACCCATGTGGCCAGCGGTGCGGGCAGCTTCGCCAAGACCCTGCGCCTCATGGCCGGCCACGAGCTGGCCAGCGAAGGTTTCGCCAAAGGCCAGGTGGGCAGCTCCGCCATGCCGCACAAGATGAACAGCCGCTCCTGCGAGCGCATCAACGGCTTCCACGTCATCCTCAAAGGTTACCTCGCCATGGCCGCCGGTCTCGCTGGCGACCAGTGGAATGAAGGCGATGTCTCCTGCTCCGTCGTCCGTCGCGTCATGCTGCCGGATGCCTTCCTGGCCATGGACGGCTTGCTGGAAACCCTGCTCACCGTGCTCAATCAGATGGAAGTCTTTGAGGCCGTCGTCGAGCAGGAGCTCATGCGCTACCTGCCCTTCCTGCTCACCACCACTGTGCTCATGGAAGCCGTCAAAGCCGGTGCCGGCCGTGAAGCCGCCCATGAGGCCATCAAAGAACACGCCGTCGCCGTCGCCCGCGACATGCGCACCGGCAAAGTCACCCACAACGACCTCCTCGCCCGCCTCGCCGCCGATGACCGCCTCGGCCTCAAGGCCGATGCCCTGGACGCCGTCGTCGCCCACGGCAAAGCCAACTCCGGTGATGCTCCTGAGCAGGTGGATCACTTCGTCTCCCGCGTGGGTCAGCTCACCGCGCAGCATCCTGAGGCCGCCGCCTATGAGCCCGGCAGCATTCTGTGA
- a CDS encoding cytochrome c peroxidase, with product MKVLAYAVLSTLLLGVPASARAGDGIIDLTNLANYASQDVPAYITRNNTTAGNAITDLGATLGRVLFYDKRLSRNDTISCASCHQQAHAFSDTATASTGVNGTTGRHSMRLINSRFAQEVRFFWDERATTLENQTTQPIRDHAEMGFSGSEGDPSFSQLLVKLAAIDEYRVLFAMTFGDPAVTEARIQRALAQFIRSIQSFDSRFDEGRAQVANVNTAFPNFTPQENTGKQLFLAAPNNGGAGCAGCHRPGEFDIDPASRNNGVITRIGGGTDLTNTRSPTLRDLVGPGGSSNGPFMHDGSLTTLAQVIDHYNLIPGDNDNLDQRLRRPPPAGTQSLGLTQPQKDALVAFLQTLTGSSVYTDTRWSDPFDEEGRLALIVFPPTQVVIKKSAAANAIVSCQAVPGLSYQLQASTDLADWNQVVTTLTADSSGLLQHSVSLTGTRFYRFAYVVP from the coding sequence ATGAAGGTGCTTGCTTATGCCGTCTTAAGTACTCTGTTGCTGGGTGTGCCCGCCTCCGCCAGGGCAGGGGATGGGATCATTGACCTGACAAATCTGGCCAATTACGCCAGCCAGGACGTGCCCGCCTACATCACCCGCAACAACACCACAGCGGGCAATGCCATCACCGACCTCGGTGCAACCCTCGGCCGGGTTTTGTTTTATGATAAGCGGCTGTCGCGGAATGACACCATCTCCTGCGCCTCCTGCCATCAGCAGGCCCATGCTTTCAGCGATACCGCCACGGCCAGTACGGGGGTAAACGGGACCACAGGCCGCCATTCCATGCGCCTCATCAACAGCCGCTTCGCCCAGGAGGTGCGCTTTTTCTGGGATGAGCGTGCCACCACCCTGGAAAACCAGACCACCCAGCCCATCCGCGACCATGCCGAGATGGGTTTCAGTGGCAGTGAAGGCGATCCGTCCTTTTCGCAACTTTTGGTTAAACTGGCCGCCATTGATGAATACCGCGTACTGTTTGCCATGACTTTCGGAGATCCCGCCGTGACGGAAGCCCGCATCCAGCGCGCACTGGCCCAGTTCATCCGCAGCATCCAGTCCTTCGACTCCCGCTTTGATGAAGGCCGCGCCCAGGTGGCCAATGTGAACACAGCCTTCCCCAATTTCACCCCTCAGGAAAATACCGGCAAGCAGCTATTTCTCGCGGCACCCAACAATGGCGGGGCAGGATGTGCCGGATGTCACCGCCCGGGGGAGTTTGACATTGATCCCGCCAGCCGCAACAACGGCGTCATCACCCGGATCGGCGGCGGCACAGACCTCACCAACACCCGCTCGCCCACCCTGCGCGACCTTGTCGGCCCCGGCGGTTCCTCCAACGGACCTTTCATGCATGACGGCAGCCTCACGACGCTGGCCCAGGTCATTGACCACTACAATCTGATCCCCGGTGACAACGACAACCTGGACCAGCGCCTGCGCCGTCCGCCTCCTGCAGGCACGCAGTCCCTCGGCCTTACCCAGCCGCAGAAAGACGCCCTCGTCGCCTTTTTGCAAACTCTGACCGGCAGCTCCGTCTATACCGATACGCGCTGGTCAGACCCCTTTGATGAAGAAGGCCGGCTTGCGCTCATCGTCTTTCCTCCCACCCAGGTGGTCATTAAAAAAAGCGCTGCTGCAAACGCCATCGTGAGCTGCCAGGCCGTGCCCGGACTCTCTTACCAGCTCCAGGCCTCCACCGATCTCGCGGACTGGAACCAGGTGGTCACTACCCTCACCGCAGACAGCTCCGGCCTCCTGCAGCACAGCGTCAGTCTCACCGGCACCCGCTTTTACCGTTTCGCCTATGTGGTCCCGTGA
- a CDS encoding thiamine pyrophosphate-dependent dehydrogenase E1 component subunit alpha, with protein MPATSTLPSPDVAAYADLRDDFLKSLRCMILSRILEDKLGSLYRAGGRIVGGVYLGRGQEAFSAAAGGNLRFGKDIYGPLIRDQAGRIAYGEPLLDTMRTYLGVVTGPMRGRDGNIHRGRPRDGYMAMISHLGSLLSVVAGALFARRLRGQLGDTVGATSIGDGGTSTGAFHEGLNMAAVEKLPLVVSVANNQFAYSTPTSRQYACEDLVHRAKGYGVEGHSVDGTDLLACVATFRTAFARARAGHGPQLVVGKLLRLGGHGEHDDASYIPDSARHQHEARDCIEVAKAQAVELGWATDADFLAWEEEARRDVDAAQAIASKEPTPDPYRETWHALSTSALVEGQHG; from the coding sequence GTGCCTGCTACCTCAACGCTTCCCAGCCCTGATGTCGCCGCCTATGCGGACCTGCGTGATGACTTTCTGAAGTCACTTCGCTGCATGATCCTTTCCCGCATTCTTGAGGACAAGCTCGGCAGCCTTTACCGGGCCGGAGGGCGTATTGTGGGCGGAGTTTACCTGGGCCGCGGCCAGGAGGCCTTCAGCGCCGCCGCCGGGGGGAATCTGCGCTTTGGCAAGGACATCTACGGTCCCTTGATCCGGGACCAGGCAGGCCGCATCGCCTACGGTGAACCGCTTCTGGACACCATGCGCACTTATCTGGGCGTCGTCACCGGGCCTATGCGCGGGCGCGATGGCAACATCCACCGGGGACGCCCCCGGGACGGATACATGGCCATGATTTCCCATCTGGGCAGCCTGCTTTCAGTCGTGGCGGGTGCGCTTTTTGCACGGCGTTTGCGAGGCCAGCTTGGGGATACGGTGGGTGCCACCAGCATTGGCGACGGCGGCACCTCCACCGGAGCCTTTCATGAAGGCCTGAACATGGCCGCTGTGGAAAAGCTGCCGCTCGTTGTCAGTGTTGCCAACAACCAGTTCGCCTATTCCACCCCCACCTCCCGGCAGTATGCCTGTGAGGACCTTGTGCACCGTGCCAAGGGCTATGGGGTCGAAGGCCACAGTGTGGACGGCACGGATCTCCTCGCCTGCGTCGCCACCTTCCGCACCGCCTTTGCCCGTGCCCGTGCGGGTCATGGACCCCAGCTTGTCGTGGGGAAACTGCTCCGCCTCGGCGGTCATGGCGAGCATGACGACGCCTCCTACATCCCCGATTCCGCCCGCCATCAGCATGAGGCGCGCGACTGCATCGAAGTGGCCAAGGCCCAGGCCGTTGAGCTCGGCTGGGCGACCGATGCCGATTTCCTCGCCTGGGAGGAGGAAGCCCGCCGCGATGTGGATGCGGCCCAGGCCATTGCCAGCAAAGAACCCACCCCCGATCCCTACCGGGAAACCTGGCACGCCCTGTCCACCAGTGCGCTTGTAGAAGGACAGCACGGATGA